One genomic window of Micropterus dolomieu isolate WLL.071019.BEF.003 ecotype Adirondacks linkage group LG14, ASM2129224v1, whole genome shotgun sequence includes the following:
- the eif3c gene encoding eukaryotic translation initiation factor 3 subunit C isoform X2, whose protein sequence is MSRFFATGSDSESEESSSADEITPKAPGTNFKQSLLLSDDEEDTKRVVRSAKDKRFEELTNLIKTIRNAMKIRDMAKCLEEFEQLCRAFLKSKNIVDKEGVPPFYIRLLADLEDYLNQLWEDKEGKKKMNKNNAKALSTLRQKIRKYNRDYETEIAAYKENPQESADEEEEKEPGDSGSSSDSDAEEGEDGVSAKSFLKKKPEPSLEASKFLKSAKGSGDESSSTDDDEDEDWGSDTVDSGSESSDEGEGKRSSLALVFLKKAQESEKPSERKIGKKKKTKKKERLEEEAEEEGGEEVEGGWEKVKGGAPMVKEKPKMFAKGTEINTTVVVKKLNEILQARGKKGTDRAAQIELFHALAAIATENNLGQGIMVKIKFNIIASLYDYNPNLAAFMKPDMWKKCLECIDELLDILFEHNNIFIGENIAEDSENLAVSDQPFRVRGCILTLVERMDEEFTKIMQNTDPHSQEYVDNLKDEGRVCGIIDRLLNYMENKGSTEEICRIYLRRIMHTYYKFDYKAHRRSLGLQGESKSEQDQEESEGEDSAVIMDRLCKFIYAKDRTDRIRTCAILCHIYHHALHSRWYQARDLMLMSHLQDNIQHADPPVQILYNRTMVQLGICAFRQGMIKDAHNALLDIQSSGRAKELLGQGLLMRNMQERNAEQEKIEKRRQVPFHMHINLELLECVYLVSAMLLEIPYMAAHEFDARRRMISKQFHHQLRVGERQPLLGPPESMREHVVAASKAMKMGDWRTCHSFIINEKMNSKVWDLFPETQRVREMLVRKIQEESLRTYLFTYSSVYDSISMQTLSEMFELEIPTVHSIISKMIINEELMASLDQPTQTVVMHRTEPTSLQNMALQLAEKLGSLVENNERVFDLKQGIYGGYFNRDQKGGYQQKQSYQRDQKGGYQQRQGGYQDGYQRDQKGGYQQKQGGYQGGYQGGYQGGYQGGYQGGYQRGGYRNQNQSNY, encoded by the exons ATGTCTCGTTTCTTTGCCACCGGGTCTGACAGCGAGTCAGAAGAGTCCTCATCCGCCGATGAGATCACTCCTAAAGCGCCCGGGACAAATTTCAAGCA GTCATTGCTTCTtagtgatgatgaggaggacACTAAGAGAGTGGTGCGCAGCGCCAAAGACAAAAG GTTTGAGGAGTTGACCAACCTCATCAAGACTATCCGCAATGCTATGAAGATTCGTGACATGGCCAAATGTCTGGAGGAGTTTGAGCAGTTATGCCGAGCATTCCTCAAAAGCAAGAATATAGTGGACAAAGAGGGTGTTCCCCCTTTCTATATCCGTCTTCTGGCCGACCTGGAAGACTACCTGAACCAG CTTTGGGAGGACAAAGAGGGCAAAAAGAAGATGAACAAAAACAACGCGAAAGCCCTCAGTACACTACGTCAGAAGATCCGCAAGTACAACAGAGATTACGAAACAGAAATAGCTGCATACAAGGAG AACCCACAGGAGTCTgcagatgaagaggaggagaaggagccTGGGGATTCTG GCTCGTCTTCTGACAGCGATGCAGAGGAAGGTGAGGATGGAGTGTCTGCCAAGTCCTTCTTAAAGAAAAAACCTGAGCCTTCCTTAGAGGCCAGCAAGTTCCTCAAGTCTGCCAAGGGATCCGGG GATGAATCCTCTTCAACTGATGACGATGAAGATGAAGACTGGGGCTCAGACACTGTCGACAGTGGCAGTGAGAGCTCGGATGAAGGCGAGGGAAAGCGGTCTTCCCTGGCCTTGGTTTTCCTCAAGAA GGCTCAGGAGAGCGAGAAGCCCAGCGAGAGGAAAATCgggaaaaagaagaagaccAAGAAGAAAGAGCGGCTAGAGGAGGAagctgaggaggagggaggagaggaggttgAGGGAGGCTGGGAGAAGGTGAAGGGAGGCGCCCCTATGGTCAAG GAAAAGCCCAAGATGTTTGCCAAAGGCACAGAGATCAACACGACGGTGGTGGTGAAGAAGCTGAATGAGATCCTGCAGGCAAGAGGCAAAAAGGGCACAGACAG GGCAGCCCAGATTGAACTGTTTCATGCTCTGGCAGCCATTGCTACTGAGAATAACTTGGGCCAAGGTATCATGGTGAAGATTAAGTTCAACATCATTGCCTCTCTGTATGACTACAATCCCAACTTGGCAgccttcatgaag CCCGATATGTGGAAGAAGTGCCTGGAGTGTATAGACGAGCTGCTGGACATCCTCTTTGAACACAACAACATCTTCATCGGGGAGAACATTGCAGAGGACAGTGAGAATCTGGCTGTCTCGGACCAG cCATTCAGGGTGCGTGGATGCATCTTAACACTGGTGGAGAGGATGGATGAAGAGTTTACCAAGATCATGCAGAACACTGATCCCCACTCACAAG AATATGTCGACAATCTGAAAGACGAGGGACGAGTCTGTGGCATCATTGACCGGCTACTCAACTACATGGAGAACAAGGGCAGCACAGAGGAGATTTGCCGCATCTACTTACGCAGAATCATGCACACCTACTACAAGTTTGACTACAAGGCCCACCGGCGCAGCCTGGGCCTCCAGGGAGAGTCCAAG TCCGAGCAGGACCAGGaggagagcgagggagaggaCAGCGCCGTGATCATGGACCGTCTTTGCAAGTTCATCTACGCCAAGGATCGCACCGACCGTATCCGTACCTGCGCTATCCTCTGCCACATCTACCACCACGCTCTGCACTCACGCTGGTACCAGGCCCGCGACCTGATGCTGATGAGCCACCTGCAGGACAACATCCAACACGCTGACCCGCCCGTACAG ATCCTGTACAACAGGACCATGGTCCAACTTGGCATTTGCGCTTTCAGGCAGGGCATGATTAAAGATGCCCACAATGCCCTGTTGGACATCCAGTCCTCTGGTCGCGCCAAGGAGCTCCTTGGTCAGGGTTTGCTCATGAGGAACATGCAGGAGAGGAATGCAGAGCAGGAGAAGATTGAAAAGAGAAGACAA GTGCCATTCCACATGCACATCAACCTGGAGCTGCTGGAGTGTGTGTACCTGGTGTCGGCCATGCTTCTTGAAATCCCCTACATGGCCGCCCACGAGTTTGATGCCCGCCGCAGGATGATCAGCAAGCAGTTCCATCACCAGCTCAGGgtgggagagagacagccacTGCTGG GGCCCCCAGAGAGCATGAGGGAGCATGTGGTGGCGGCCAGCAAGGCCATGAAGATGGGAGACTGGCGTACCTGCCACTCATTCATCATCAACGAAAAGATGAATAGTAAAGTCTGGGACCTGTTCCCCGAGACGCAGCGAGTACGGGAGATGCTTGTCAG GAAGATCCAAGAGGAGTCACTGAGGACTTATCTGTTCACATATAGCAGTGTATACGACTCAATCAG CATGCAGACTCTATCTGAGATGTTTGAGTTGGAGATACCCACAGTTCACAGCATCATCAGCAAAATGATCATCAACGAGGAGCTGATG GCATCACTCGACCAGCCTACACAGACTGTAGTGATGCACCGCACAGAGCCCACCTCCCTGCAGAACATGGCCCTGCAGCTGGCTGAGAAACTGGGCAGCTTGGTTGAGAACAACGAGCGCGTCTTCGACCTCAAACAGGGCATCTATGGAGGCTATTTCAACAGAG ATCAGAAAGGTGGCTACCAACAGAAGCAGTCCTACCAGAGAG ATCAGAAAGGTGGTTACCAGCAGAGACAGGGAGGCTACCAGGACGGCTACCAGCGAG ATCAGAAAGGTGGTTACCAGCAGAAACAGGGAGGCTACCAGGGGGGCTACCAGGGAGGCTACCAGGGGGGCTACCAGGGAGGCTACCAAGGGGGCTACCAGCGAGGTGGCTACAgaaatcaaaatcaaagcaaCTACTGA
- the eif3c gene encoding eukaryotic translation initiation factor 3 subunit C isoform X1: protein MSRFFATGSDSESEESSSADEITPKAPGTNFKQSLLLSDDEEDTKRVVRSAKDKRFEELTNLIKTIRNAMKIRDMAKCLEEFEQLCRAFLKSKNIVDKEGVPPFYIRLLADLEDYLNQLWEDKEGKKKMNKNNAKALSTLRQKIRKYNRDYETEIAAYKENPQESADEEEEKEPGDSGSSSDSDAEEGEDGVSAKSFLKKKPEPSLEASKFLKSAKGSGDESSSTDDDEDEDWGSDTVDSGSESSDEGEGKRSSLALVFLKKAQESEKPSERKIGKKKKTKKKERLEEEAEEEGGEEVEGGWEKVKGGAPMVKEKPKMFAKGTEINTTVVVKKLNEILQARGKKGTDRAAQIELFHALAAIATENNLGQGIMVKIKFNIIASLYDYNPNLAAFMKPDMWKKCLECIDELLDILFEHNNIFIGENIAEDSENLAVSDQPFRVRGCILTLVERMDEEFTKIMQNTDPHSQEYVDNLKDEGRVCGIIDRLLNYMENKGSTEEICRIYLRRIMHTYYKFDYKAHRRSLGLQGESKSEQDQEESEGEDSAVIMDRLCKFIYAKDRTDRIRTCAILCHIYHHALHSRWYQARDLMLMSHLQDNIQHADPPVQILYNRTMVQLGICAFRQGMIKDAHNALLDIQSSGRAKELLGQGLLMRNMQERNAEQEKIEKRRQVPFHMHINLELLECVYLVSAMLLEIPYMAAHEFDARRRMISKQFHHQLRVGERQPLLGPPESMREHVVAASKAMKMGDWRTCHSFIINEKMNSKVWDLFPETQRVREMLVRKIQEESLRTYLFTYSSVYDSISMQTLSEMFELEIPTVHSIISKMIINEELMASLDQPTQTVVMHRTEPTSLQNMALQLAEKLGSLVENNERVFDLKQGIYGGYFNRDQKGGYQQKQSYQRDQKGGYQQKQGGYQGGYQRDQKGGYQQRQGGYQDGYQRDQKGGYQQKQGGYQGGYQGGYQGGYQGGYQGGYQRGGYRNQNQSNY from the exons ATGTCTCGTTTCTTTGCCACCGGGTCTGACAGCGAGTCAGAAGAGTCCTCATCCGCCGATGAGATCACTCCTAAAGCGCCCGGGACAAATTTCAAGCA GTCATTGCTTCTtagtgatgatgaggaggacACTAAGAGAGTGGTGCGCAGCGCCAAAGACAAAAG GTTTGAGGAGTTGACCAACCTCATCAAGACTATCCGCAATGCTATGAAGATTCGTGACATGGCCAAATGTCTGGAGGAGTTTGAGCAGTTATGCCGAGCATTCCTCAAAAGCAAGAATATAGTGGACAAAGAGGGTGTTCCCCCTTTCTATATCCGTCTTCTGGCCGACCTGGAAGACTACCTGAACCAG CTTTGGGAGGACAAAGAGGGCAAAAAGAAGATGAACAAAAACAACGCGAAAGCCCTCAGTACACTACGTCAGAAGATCCGCAAGTACAACAGAGATTACGAAACAGAAATAGCTGCATACAAGGAG AACCCACAGGAGTCTgcagatgaagaggaggagaaggagccTGGGGATTCTG GCTCGTCTTCTGACAGCGATGCAGAGGAAGGTGAGGATGGAGTGTCTGCCAAGTCCTTCTTAAAGAAAAAACCTGAGCCTTCCTTAGAGGCCAGCAAGTTCCTCAAGTCTGCCAAGGGATCCGGG GATGAATCCTCTTCAACTGATGACGATGAAGATGAAGACTGGGGCTCAGACACTGTCGACAGTGGCAGTGAGAGCTCGGATGAAGGCGAGGGAAAGCGGTCTTCCCTGGCCTTGGTTTTCCTCAAGAA GGCTCAGGAGAGCGAGAAGCCCAGCGAGAGGAAAATCgggaaaaagaagaagaccAAGAAGAAAGAGCGGCTAGAGGAGGAagctgaggaggagggaggagaggaggttgAGGGAGGCTGGGAGAAGGTGAAGGGAGGCGCCCCTATGGTCAAG GAAAAGCCCAAGATGTTTGCCAAAGGCACAGAGATCAACACGACGGTGGTGGTGAAGAAGCTGAATGAGATCCTGCAGGCAAGAGGCAAAAAGGGCACAGACAG GGCAGCCCAGATTGAACTGTTTCATGCTCTGGCAGCCATTGCTACTGAGAATAACTTGGGCCAAGGTATCATGGTGAAGATTAAGTTCAACATCATTGCCTCTCTGTATGACTACAATCCCAACTTGGCAgccttcatgaag CCCGATATGTGGAAGAAGTGCCTGGAGTGTATAGACGAGCTGCTGGACATCCTCTTTGAACACAACAACATCTTCATCGGGGAGAACATTGCAGAGGACAGTGAGAATCTGGCTGTCTCGGACCAG cCATTCAGGGTGCGTGGATGCATCTTAACACTGGTGGAGAGGATGGATGAAGAGTTTACCAAGATCATGCAGAACACTGATCCCCACTCACAAG AATATGTCGACAATCTGAAAGACGAGGGACGAGTCTGTGGCATCATTGACCGGCTACTCAACTACATGGAGAACAAGGGCAGCACAGAGGAGATTTGCCGCATCTACTTACGCAGAATCATGCACACCTACTACAAGTTTGACTACAAGGCCCACCGGCGCAGCCTGGGCCTCCAGGGAGAGTCCAAG TCCGAGCAGGACCAGGaggagagcgagggagaggaCAGCGCCGTGATCATGGACCGTCTTTGCAAGTTCATCTACGCCAAGGATCGCACCGACCGTATCCGTACCTGCGCTATCCTCTGCCACATCTACCACCACGCTCTGCACTCACGCTGGTACCAGGCCCGCGACCTGATGCTGATGAGCCACCTGCAGGACAACATCCAACACGCTGACCCGCCCGTACAG ATCCTGTACAACAGGACCATGGTCCAACTTGGCATTTGCGCTTTCAGGCAGGGCATGATTAAAGATGCCCACAATGCCCTGTTGGACATCCAGTCCTCTGGTCGCGCCAAGGAGCTCCTTGGTCAGGGTTTGCTCATGAGGAACATGCAGGAGAGGAATGCAGAGCAGGAGAAGATTGAAAAGAGAAGACAA GTGCCATTCCACATGCACATCAACCTGGAGCTGCTGGAGTGTGTGTACCTGGTGTCGGCCATGCTTCTTGAAATCCCCTACATGGCCGCCCACGAGTTTGATGCCCGCCGCAGGATGATCAGCAAGCAGTTCCATCACCAGCTCAGGgtgggagagagacagccacTGCTGG GGCCCCCAGAGAGCATGAGGGAGCATGTGGTGGCGGCCAGCAAGGCCATGAAGATGGGAGACTGGCGTACCTGCCACTCATTCATCATCAACGAAAAGATGAATAGTAAAGTCTGGGACCTGTTCCCCGAGACGCAGCGAGTACGGGAGATGCTTGTCAG GAAGATCCAAGAGGAGTCACTGAGGACTTATCTGTTCACATATAGCAGTGTATACGACTCAATCAG CATGCAGACTCTATCTGAGATGTTTGAGTTGGAGATACCCACAGTTCACAGCATCATCAGCAAAATGATCATCAACGAGGAGCTGATG GCATCACTCGACCAGCCTACACAGACTGTAGTGATGCACCGCACAGAGCCCACCTCCCTGCAGAACATGGCCCTGCAGCTGGCTGAGAAACTGGGCAGCTTGGTTGAGAACAACGAGCGCGTCTTCGACCTCAAACAGGGCATCTATGGAGGCTATTTCAACAGAG ATCAGAAAGGTGGCTACCAACAGAAGCAGTCCTACCAGAGAG ATCAGAAAGGTGGTTACCAGCAGAAACAGGGAGGCTACCAGGGAGGCTACCAGCGAG ATCAGAAAGGTGGTTACCAGCAGAGACAGGGAGGCTACCAGGACGGCTACCAGCGAG ATCAGAAAGGTGGTTACCAGCAGAAACAGGGAGGCTACCAGGGGGGCTACCAGGGAGGCTACCAGGGGGGCTACCAGGGAGGCTACCAAGGGGGCTACCAGCGAGGTGGCTACAgaaatcaaaatcaaagcaaCTACTGA
- the prodh2 gene encoding hydroxyproline dehydrogenase, giving the protein MMMSSRLRPSLPHLLSLRLLSTAASRTVEVKQPDLLSTPLAFEDPSAFRVKSLGELLRALGIFHLCSFPALVNNCGKLMSASRTLLGRRGFSLLLRPTVYAQFVAGENEIEISQSMEKMSSLGLRPMLAVPIEEDLGESTGEKRYEDNMEAMLECVRMSYSNAWSKDPMMQLKITALLSPELCVKLTTLIAQQPYDLNLLVRAMDGEPISFLGLDEREVAHFLCGLQRLNTIAEASVNKVRVLVDAEYTYMNPALSLVTMAMMKKFNKDGAWIWNTYQCYLKESRSLLLEALRLSQDESFCLGVKLVRGAYMDKERRLAEKEGRLDPVHQCWEDTNDSYNSLLDVMLEVISQRPERYKIIVASHNEGSVRRAAKRMEELGIDKDGGSVCFGQLLGMCDHVSLTLAKEGYAVYKSVPYGSVEDTLPYLVRRAQENRTVLQGIRKERDLLRQELYRRLSLRGGS; this is encoded by the exons ATGATGATGTCCTCTCGTTTGCGTCCCTCACTCCCTCATCTCTTGTCGCTGAGGCTACTGAGTACTGCGGCCTCCAGGACGGTGGAGGTCAAGCAGCCCGACCTTCTGTCAACGCCTCTGGCTTTTGAGGATCCCAGTGCCTTCAGGGTGAAGAGTTTGGGTGAGCTGCTCCGTGCTCTGGGTATCTTCCACCTCTGCTCCTTCCCTGCACTGGTTAACAACTGTGGGAAG TTGATGTCTGCATCACGCACCCTCCTGGGGAGGAGGGGGTTTTCCTTGCTGCTGCGGCCCACTGTGTATGCCCAGTTTGTGGCCGGAGAGAACGAGATTGAGATCTCTCAGTCCATGGAGAAGATGAGCTCGCTGGGACTCAGGCCCATGCTGGCAGTACCAATCGAGGAGGATCTGGGAGAAAGCACTGG AGAGAAGAGATATGAGGACAACATGGAGGCTATGTTGGAATGTGTACGAATGTCCTACAGCAACGCTTGGAGCAAAGACCCGATGATGCAGCTGAAGATCACAGCCCTGCTCAGCCCGGAGCTGTGT GTGAAACTCACGACCCTCATCGCACAACAACCATACGACCTGAATCTCCTTGTCAGAGCTATGGATGGAGAG ccaatcagcttCCTTGGTTTAGATGAAAGAGAAGTTGCCCATTTCCTCTGTGGCCTGCAGAGACTCAACACAATAGCAGAG GCAAGTGTGAACAAAGTCAGAGTCCTGGTTGATGCTGAGTACACATACATGAACCCCGCCCTCTCTCTTGTCACAATGGCGATGATGAAGAAGTTTAACAAAGATGGCGCCTGGATTTGGAACACATATCAGTGTTACCTGAAG GAGTCCAGGTCCCTCCTGTTAGAAGCTCTGCGTCTGTCCCAGGATGAGAGTTTCTGTCTGGGGGTCAAGCTGGTAAGAGGAGCATACATGGACAAAGAGAGGAGGCTGGCAGAGAAAGAGGGTCGTCTAGATCCGGTCCACCAGTGCTGGGAAGACACCAATGACAG TTACAACAGCTTGCTGGATGTGATGCTGGAAGTCATATCACAGAGACCTGAGCGCTACAAGATCATAGTCGCCTCTCACAACGAGGGTTCAGTGAGACGAGCTGCCAAACG tatGGAGGAGTTGGGGATTGACAAAGATGGAGGCTCAGTGTGTTTCGGCCAGCTGCTGGGCATGTGTGATCACGTCTCCCTCACACTGG CTAAGGAGGGTTATGCCGTATACAAGTCAGTGCCGTATGGCTCAGTGGAAGACACACTGCCCTACCTGGTGCGTAGGGCTCAGGAGAACCGCACCGTGTTGCAGGGAATCCGCAAAGAGAGGGACCTGCTTAGGCAAGAGCTCTACAGGAGACTGAGTCTGAGGGGAGGCAGCTAA